The following are encoded together in the Strongyloides ratti genome assembly S_ratti_ED321, chromosome : 2 genome:
- a CDS encoding Rhea: MGYLKLNIICEKNQQKSVMTFDPSMLVYDACRQIRDKFRTNRYSDQNGINNYDESYKDYGLFRVEPDPTKCVWMENGKTLEHYLIRNNDTLEYKNKMRQIKIRTLDGSVKIVPVDESQNVGQLMVTICGKIGIYNPEEYSLTRDDAVSINGRDSTINLNDYPDYNNKRNGYHNSVTSKKAGIEGNIFGTMNRKKQKKLEQLRHKLHTDEEISWVDHGKTLREQGIMDDEILVLRRKFFFSDANVERDPVQLNLLYVQCRDDVLKSFHPVNKAIATRLAALQAFIEFGPYNEQKVRGIDFKQFLPAEYKKNKDIEKRVLQQYQEFNFSDPTFEPKRSYIQECKELYTYGVTFFVVQEQLKDKKQLEVRLLGINKDCIMILDQKTKEVIKEYPLEQLRRWATSPTTFAVDLGDYEDGYFAVQTPDGEKIVALIAGYIDIIIKKRKLKDHLGIEGDEGSTMLEDRVAPAKATLIAHGEINTQGIPIQDGRVALPGVLRHAGAIDPDSGVNGAQYGAVSGQILTRALPHGQRVRVVDSQERAQRALVGTIEASIKAVEEAEEELYKPPEIQLPRFDDPSSRKWIETQREVQKEGVSERISAMGAATAEVVQLTAVVDETDHRVGSAVATIGSNLPEMGRNVRELAALMSDNKRADDLVTATRNLCGAMGDFLHTVNPENEEKRNKVFAAAGRVGEYSQQVLNTIEEQTIEDKLFHDELVQKAKTVATSTAQLVLKAKTISADCSESTYKERVIHSATQCAYATSQLVACARVVAPSIETQGCKEQLSNASKQVAGAVETLLIESKNACQSSISGNGEKSFNDIHAAARAVTSALDGLLDHVYTGKKYQQQQQHDTHFENILRSSNRLITTQTSTQNMVKESEHAIRHSRIIVEQIESEAADQEPEQREKLLSAARSVAQATSNMIDATKQCQKTPGEAEHQIRLKTAAETLVNATSNALASQNTKKTFDNLEQAAKTTAAAATQTIAASNQAAPLINNRNVTETLIVQCTETAEVLPPMIGGIRESQTATTETEKFKAQSRLIHDTSKVILPATRLTEVARRTVSSVPDQNVAANLQLSSQRLNEAVAELRVALNNAQHLNYDLTLVRSEEIIKEFDEELIEIGKSYAQGSLTPLPHERPETSSQQVVNSAKALQSSLAQFISSKDSNDRQHLGAAAVDTSYALREFTSSIHSVCSTRKETNVPEIINRARSVVHNTGVVYDKIKQNAPTIDLCEVGQRASTSIKECLNVLPDNVLLDNAYHVISSVDKSSTATKITRQHVPIEEIRKKADNVIDTSGKLMITISAPEQSGTIECFVNAYTTFHTTIEEAIIINKSQQEWKDKQLYHLKETQKEALNIIEKIKERSNDMTTTQTQQSLIQSTKTLTEIVNIIVEEFSEEQQSPWIAECDNSLRQIESYKHILDSALYPINDKGYYESLEAVTEQAKKLGEGMTGIAKDAKAVDTPSLCNSVRIASEAVCGLAEFAAQSAYLVGVSEPSSIPGRSALFDKNQCEKHLAVVQEICHIIQNENYDQRSLLDNVTILSKHTSTLASLCQEASKKTNNINVKKQFVKCGSDIATSTTNLIGAVKAVDNDISNGSKKIDLSEKAYILNSSCQQLYNFICNPEFSPVQAKISVRGAEAQKPVLQSGREMLYASCEMIKTAKQLAISPKDSSTWQRLADNSKVVSDSIKKLVSAIRDEAPGKKDLENAIYRLEQMIERIEVTSNMYSNDGQRSPHKTIDQRFQQQIIHASQSIIDRIDSFKNAAKYKAEGIPHEVHEHMLAMESLIQSTIQSASTAPNSKIQTDLFNYCKKAVEGEYQLMIAANDCCGNPNKPPKIHQMIDEGGNVLYNTLTDLQRYIKVLESQSGVIHGMVDSISKSIAKTDEAHNIGHDNSFTDAQTRMTTALENIKKIATDMRVSEPSELGSLALKLTDNYQICAEESIIAIALLSSPTIGHKLRIAVQKLGTSCIELVKNAGQRRTYPGDRRTAEKLTDETYNVVERVEEVLAALHEGSKGTQACINAANTVSGIIGDLDTTIMFATSGSLNTTSQNEGITMSGDRFSCHRENILKTAKALVEDTKALVSGAASNQEQLAVAAQNAVRTIVNLTEAVKNGAISLHGDNAEAQVMVIHAVKDVASALANLIQATKNASGRQLHDPAMNNLKEAAKQMVSNVTGLLKTVKTIENESQRGTRALEATIEAIENEIKTYNNGEIHSHGGNYQIGDMIRATKSINDAANKAINAAGTLKQDDMIGAANLSRQAISDLLSVTSNIATTAENAEVRYKIIDSGREVAIQIKELLIVLHNVLVKNGFDKESKNNLTYVSKKITEVVNDLLNCGESLKGDDEWMDHQDAVLIAENELMGAATSIKAAAIKLAQMKPRRHTSEITKLDENLEFDEQILDGCRSILNAVNTLVKAASEAQRELIAQGRIDPSQRNVHSSDYQWSEGLTSAAKLVAAAAHQLCEAANGVVLGHGTEEKLSSAAKHIASSTAHLLVACKVKADLNSRAMQRLQTAGLAVKTATEHLVNAAKQSITEDDTALIISQNMVKGISQVMDAQEIVLRKERELQEARQNLASLNKQRYFNRNEEDEE; encoded by the exons atgggatatttaaaattaaatataatatgtgaaaaaaatcaacaaaaatCTGTTATGACATTTGATCCTTCCATGCTTGTTTATGATGCCTGCCGACAAATTAGAGATAAATTTCGTACTa ataGATATTCTGATCAAAAtggaataaataattatgatgAAAGTTATAAAGATTATGGATTATTTAGAGTTGAACCTGATCCAACAAAATGTGTCTGGATGGAGAATGGTAAAACATTAGAACATTATCTTATTCGTAATAATGATACtcttgaatataaaaataaaatgaggcaaattaaaattagaaCTTTAGATGGGAGTGTAAAAATTGTTCCTGTTGATGAGTCACAAAATGTTGGTCAATTGATGGTTACTATTTGTGGTAAAATTGGTATATATAATCCAGAAGAATATTCTTTAACTAGAGATGATGCTGTATCAATTAATGGTAGAGATTCaactattaatttaaatgattatcctgattataataataaaagaaatggTTATCATAATTCAGTAACATCAAAAAAAGCAGGTATTGAAGGTAACATTTTTGGTACTATGAATAGgaaaaaacaaaagaaattAGAACAATTAAGGCATAAATTACATACTGATGAAGAGATTAGTTGGGTTGATCATGGTAAAACTCTTCGTGAACAAGGAATAATGGATGATGAAATTTTAGTATtaagaagaaaatttttcttttctgaTGCTAATGTTGAAAGAGATCCAgttcaattaaatttattatatgttcAGTGTCGTGATgatgtattaaaaagttttcatCCAGTTAATAAAGCTATTGCAACTCGTTTAGCTGCTCTTCAAGCATTTATCGAATTTGGACCATACAATGAACAAAAAGTAAGAGGAATagattttaaacaatttttacctgctgaatataagaaaaataaagatattgaaaaaagaGTCCTCCAACAATATCaagaatttaatttttctgaTCCAACTTTTGAACCAAAAAGAAGTTATATTCAAGAATGTAAAGAACTTTATACATATGGAGTAACTTTCTTTGTTGTACAGGaacaattaaaagataaaaaacaACTTGAAGTACGTTTATTAGGAATAAATAAAGATTGTATAATGATATTAGATCAAAAAACTAAAGAAGTTATTAAAGAATATCCTTTAGAACAATTAAGAAGATGGGCAACATCACCAACAACATTTGCTGTTGATCTTGGTGATTATGAGGATGGATATTTTGCTGTCCAAACACCTGATGGTGAAAAAATTGTTGCTTTAATTGCTGGttatattgatattattattaaaaaaagaaaattaaaagatcATTTAGGTATTGAGGGTGATGAAGGTAGTACAATGCTTGAAGATCGTGTTGCTCCAGCTAAAGCAACATTAATAGCACATGGTGAAATTAATACACAAGGTATACCTATTCAAGATGGTAGAGTTGCTTTACCAGGTGTTCTTAGACATGCTGGTGCAATTGATCCTGATAGTGGTGTTAATGGTGCTCAGTATGGTGCTGTTAGTGGGCAAATATTAACAAGAGCTTTACCTCATGGACAAAGAGTTAGAGTTGTTGATAGTCAAGAAAGAGCACAAAGAGCATTAGTTGGAACAATTGAAGCATCAATAAAAGCTGTTGAAGAGGCTGAGGAAGAATTATATAAACCACCAGAAATTCAATTACCAAGATTTGATGATCCATCATCAAGAAAATGGATTGAAACACAAAGAGAAGTTCAAAAAGAGGGTGTTTCTGAGAGAATCTCTGCTATGGGTGCAGCTACAGCTGAAGTTGTTCAATTGACAGCCGTTGTTGATGAAACAGATCATCGTGTTGGATCAGCTGTAGCAACAATTGGTTCAAATTTACCAGAAATGGGACGTAATGTTCGTGAATTAGCTGCTTTGATGTCTGATAATAAACGTGCTGATGATTTAGTTACAGCAACACGTAATTTATGTGGAGCAATGGGTGATTTTCTTCATACAGTTAATCCagaaaatgaagaaaaaagaaataaagtATTTGCTGCTGCTGGTCGTGTAGGAGAATACTCTCAACAAGTTCTTAATACAATTGAAGAACAAACAATTGAAGATAAACTTTTCCATGATGAATTGGTACAAAAAGCTAAAACAGTAGCTACATCAACAGCTCAATTAGTTCTTAAAGCAAAAACAATATCAGCTGACTGTTCTGAATCAACATATAAAGAAAGAGTTATTCATAGTGCTACACAATGTGCCTATGCAACATCTCAATTAGTTGCATGTGCTAGAGTTGTTGCACCAAGTATTGAAACACAAGGTTGTAAAGAACAACTTAGTAATGCTTCTAAACAAGTTGCTGGAGCTGTTGAAACATTACTTATAGAAAGTAAAAATGCCTGCCAATCATCCATTTCTGGTAATggagaaaaaagttttaatgatATTCATGCAGCTGCTAGAGCTGTAACATCAGCCTTAGATGGTCTTTTGGATCATGTATATACTGGTAAAAAATaccaacaacaacaacaacatgATACacattttgaaaatatattaagaaGTTCAAATAGACTTATAACAACACAAACATCAACTCAAAATATGGTTAAAGAATCTGAACATGCTATAAGACATTCAAGAATAATCGTTGAACAAATTGAGAGTGAAGCTGCTGACCAAGAACCAGAACAAAgggaaaaattattatcagcAGCAAGATCAGTTGCTCAGGCAACATCAAATATGATTGATGCAACAAAACAGTGTCAAAAGACACCAGGCGAGGCTGAACATCAGATAAGATTAAAGACAGCAGCTGAGACTCTTGTTAATGCAACATCAAACGCCTTAGCAAGCCAAAATACGAAAAAAACTTTTGATAATCTTGAACAAGCTGCCAAGACAACAGCAGCAGCTGCAACACAAACTATAGCAGCATCAAATCAAGCTGCTccattaattaataatagaaatGTTACAGAAACATTAATAGTTCAATGTACTGAGACAGCTGAAGTTTTACCCCCAATGATTGGTGGAATTCGTGAATCACAAACAGCAACAACAGAAacagaaaaatttaaagctCAATCCAGATTAATTCATGACACTTCAAAG gttATCTTACCAGCAACAAGATTAACAGAGGTTGCTAGGCGTACCGTATCATCTGTACCTGATCAAAATGTAGCAGCAAATCTTCAATTATCATCACAAAGATTAAATGAGGCTGTTGCTGAACTTCGAGTTGCTTTAAATAATGCtcaacatttaaattatgaCTTAACATTAGTTAGATCagaagaaattattaaagaatttGATGAAGAATTAATAGAAATAGGTAAATCATATGCTCAGGGTTCATTAACACCATTACCACATGAAAGACCTGAAACATCTTCACAACAAGTTGTTAATAGTGCTAAAGCTCTTCAATCTTCATTGGCACAATTTATTTCTTCTAAAGATAGTAATGATAGACAACATCTTGGTGCAGCTGCTGTTGATACATCATATGCCTTAAGAGAATTTACCTCATCAATTCATTCTGTTTGTTCGACACGTAAAGAGACAAATGTTCCTGAAATAATTAATCGTGCCAGATCAGTTGTCCATAATACCGGAGTAGTATATGATAAGATAAAACAAAATGCTCCAACAATAGATTTATGTGAGGTTGGGCAACGTGCTTCAACATCAATAAAAGAATGTCTTAATGTACTTCCTGATAATGTTCTTCTAGATAATGCTTATCATGTTATCTCATCTGTAGATAAATCATCAACAGCTACAAAAATAACTAGACAACATGTTCCTATTGAGGAGATACGTAAAAAAGCTGACAATGTAATAGATACAAGTggaaaattaatgataacaaTATCAGCACCAGAACAATCTGGAACAATTGAATGTTTTGTTAATGCTTATACAACTTTTCATACAACTATAGAAGAAgcaataataattaataaaagtcaACAAGAATGGAAAGATAAacaattatatcatttaaaagaaaCTCAAAAAGAagcattaaatataattgaaaaaattaaagaaagatCAAATGATATGACGACAACTCAAACACAACAATCATTAATTCAATCAACAAAAACTTTAACagaaattgttaatattattgtgGAGGAATTTAGTGAAGAACAACAATCACCATGGATAGCTGAATGTGATAATTCATTAAGACAAATAGAAAGTTATAAACATATTCTTGATAGTGCATTATATCCAATTAATGATAAAGGTTATTATGAATCACTTGAAGCTGTAACAGAACAAGCTAAAAAATTAGGTGAAGGTATGACAGGAATAGCTAAAGATGCCAAAGCTGTTGATACACCATCACTTTGTAATTCTGTTCGTATAGCTTCAGAGGCTGTATGTGGGTTGGCTGAATTTGCAGCACAATCGGCATATCTTGTAGGTGTCTCTGAACCATCATCAATCCCTGGTAGGAGTGctctttttgataaaaatcaATGTGAAAAACATTTAGCTGTTGTTCAAGAAATTTGTCATATAATtcaaaatgaaaattatgaTCAAAGATCTTTACTAGATAATGTTACTATTCTTTCTAAACATACATCAACATTAGCATCATTATGTCAAGAGGCTTccaaaaaaacaaataatattaatgtaaaaaaacaatttgttAAATGTGGTAGTGATATTGCTACATCAACAACTAATTTAATTGGTGCTGTTAAAGCTGTTGACAATGATATAAGTAATggatcaaaaaaaattgatcttAGTGAAAAAGCTTATATACTTAATTCATCATGTcaacaattatataattttatttgtaatccTGAGTTTAGTCCTGTTCAAGCAAAAATATCTGTTAGAGGTGCTGAAGCACAAAAACCAGTTTTACAAAGTGGAAGAGAAATGTTATATGCATCATGTGAAATGATAAAAACAGCTAAACAATTAGCTATATCACCTAAAGATTCATCAACATGGCAAAGATTAGCTGATAATTCAAAAGTTGTCTCtgattcaataaaaaaacttgTCTCAGCTATTCGTGATGAAGCACCTGgtaaaaaagatttagaaAATGCAATATATAGATTAGAACAAATGATTGAAAGAATAGAGGTTACATCAAATATGTATTCTAATGATGGTCAAAGATCACCACATAAAACAATTGATCAACGTTTTCAACAACAAATAATTCATGCATCACAATCAATTATTGATAGAATagattcatttaaaaatgctGCTAAATATAAAGCAGAAGGTATACCACATGAAGTACATGAACATATGTTAGCAATGGAATCATTAATACAATCAACTATTCAATCAGCTTCTACAGCACCAAATAGTAAAATTCAAACAgatctttttaattattgtaaaaaagcTGTTGAAGGTGAGTATCAATTAATGATAGCAGCTAATGATTGTTGTGGAAATCCAAATAAACCACCTAAAATTCATCAAATGATTGATGAGGGTggtaatgttttatataatactttaaCTGATCTCCAAAGATACATTAAAGTTCTTGAATCACAATCTGGAGTTATTCATGGTATGGTTGATTCAATTTCTAAAAGTATAGCTAAAACAGATGAGGCACATAATATAGGACATGATAATTCATTTACTGATGCTCAAACAAGAATGACAACAGCacttgaaaatattaaaaaaattgcaaCTGATATGAGAGTATCAGAACCATCAGAACTTGGTTCATTAGCACTAAAATTAACAgataattatcaaatttgTGCTGAAGAATCAATTATTGCTATTGCATTACTTTCATCACCAACAATTGGACATAAATTAAGAATTGCTGTTCAAAAACTTGGTACATCATGCATTGAATTAGTTAAAAATGCTGGACAAAGACGTACCTATCCAGGTGATAGAAGAACAGCAGAAAAATTAACTGATGAAACTTATAATGTTGTTGAAAGAGTTGAAGAAGTTTTAGCTGCTTTACATGAAGGTTCTAAAGGTACACAAGCATGTATTAATGCAGCAAATACTGTTTCTGGAATTATTGGTGATTTAGATACAACAATTATGTTTGCAACCTCTGGATCACTTAATACAACATCACAAAATGAAGGAATAACAATGTCAGGAGATAGATTCAGTTGCCATAGAgaaaatatcttaaaaacAGCAAAAGCACTCGTTGAAGATACGAAAGCCCTTGTATCAGGAGCTGCTTCAAATCAAGAACAATTGGCTGTTGCTGCACAAAATGCTGTAAGGACAATTGTTAATTTAACAGAAGCTGTTAAAAATGGTGCAATTTCATTACATGGAGATAATGCTGAGGCACAGGTTATGGTTATTCATGCTGTTAAAGATGTTGCATCAGCTTTAGCAAATCTTATTCAAGCAACTAAAAATGCTTCAGGAAGACAATTACATGATCCAGCTATGAATAATCTTAAAGAAGCAGCCAAGCAAATGGTTTCTAATGTAACAGGTCTTCTTAAAACAGTCAAAACAATTGAAAATGAGTCACAAAGAGGAACTAGGGCTCTTGAAGCAACAATAGAAGCAatagaaaatgaaattaaaacatataataatgGAGAAATTCATAGTCATGGAGGAAATTATCAAATAGGGGACATGATTCGAGCAACAAAATCTATTAATGATGCAGCTAATAAAGCTATTAATGCAGCTGGTACATTAAAACAAGATGATATGATAGGTGCAGCAAATCTTTCAAGACAAGCTATATCAGATTTATTATCAGTTACTAGTAATATTGCTACAACAGCTGAAAATGCTGAAGttagatataaaattattgattCAGGAAGAGAGGTAGCTATtcaaataaaagaattattaatagTTCTTCATAATGTTTTGGTTAAAAATGGTTTTGATAAagaatctaaaaataatcttacatatgtttctaaaaaaataacagaAGTAGTTAATGATTTACTTAATTGTGGTGAATCATTAAAAGGAGATGATGAATGGATGGATCATCAAGATGCTGTTTTAATTGCTGAGAATGAACTTATGGGTGCTGCTACATCTATTAAAGCAGCTGCTATAAAATTAGCACAAATGAAACCAAGAAGGCATACT agtgaaataacaaaattagaTGAAAATCTTGAATTTGATGAACAAATTCTTGATGGATGTCGTTCAATTTTAAATGCTGTAAATACTCTTGTCAAGGCAGCATCTGAAGCTCAAAGAGAATTAATAGCACAGGGACGTATAGATCCAAGTCAAAGAAATGTTCATTCCTCAGATTATCAATGGTCAGAAGGATTAACATCTGCAGCAAAGTTAGTTGCTGCAGCAGCTCACCAATTATGTGAAGCAGCTAATGGTGTTGTTCTTGGTCATGGTACAGAAGAAAAGTTATCAAGTGCAGCTAAACATATAGCCTCATCAACAGCTCACCTTTTAGTAGCATGTAAAGTTAAGGCAGATCTTAATTCTAGAGCCATGCAAAGACTTCAAACAGCTGGTTTAGCTGTCAAAACAGCAACAGAACATTTGGTTAATGCTGCAAAACAATCAATTACTGAGGATGATACAGCATTGATAATTAGTCAAAATATGGTTAAAGGAATTTCACAAGTAATGGATGCTCAAGAAATTGTTTTAAGGAAAGAAAGAGAATTACAAGAAGCCAGGCAAAATTTGGCATCTCTCAACAAACAAAGATATTTCAATAGGAATGAAGAAGATgaagaataa
- a CDS encoding Transport and Golgi organization protein 2 homolog, which translates to MCVTFFYFSKSKDGGKYKLILINNRDEFLDRKTLSASWMDGVLCGRDLKDKARGTWLGVTSTVDGTFKLSNILSVTSKKEMNKLNAISRGEIVINYLKKDLPPQVYCNEIEKIINEYNGFTLITMEKKKGKDIECYLLSTKMSPNIKTIKYTEGIYGIGNSGLDESYKKVSKGKELFSKFINDKIKKDSFNLSEDDIINECLQILKDNQKCLPDPIMEKLLEYQPITPFSSLFIAPEPSIRYGTRTHTVIIVDNNDRVTFFETTAGNINSNLDDIKWIESKYTFQL; encoded by the exons aTGTGTGTAACGTTTTTTTACTTCTCCAAATCAAAAGATGGTGGaaagtataaattaatattaattaataatagagATGAATTTTTGGATAGAAAAACTCTTTCTGCATCATGGATGGATGGTGTTTTATGtg gaagagatttaaaagataaagcAAGAGGAACATGGCTTGGGGTAACTTCAACAGTTGATGGAACTTTTAAactatcaaatattttaagcgtaacatcaaaaaaagaaatgaataAACTTAATGCAATTAGTCGTGGAGAGatagtaataaattatttaaaaaaagatttaccACCACAAGTTTATTGTAATGagattgaaaaaattattaatgaatataatggatttacattaataactatggagaaaaaaaaaggaaaagaCATTGAATGTTATCTTTTATCTACTAAAATGTCtccaaatataaaaacaattaaatatacagAAGGTATTTATGGTATTGGAAACTCAGGTTTAGATGAatcttataaaaaagtttcaaaaggaaaagaacttttttcaaagtttattaatgataaaattaaaaaagattcttttaatttatcagaAGATGACATTATTAATGAATGCTTACAAATTTTGAAAGATAATCAGAAATGTTTACCAGATCCAATTATGGAGAAGTTGTTGGAATACCAACCAATTACACCTTTTAGTTCATTATTTATTGCACCAGAACCATCTATTAGATATGGAACAAGAACTCATACAGTAATTATTGTTGATAATAATGATAGAGTAACGTTTTTTGAAACAACAGCTGGAAATATAAATTCTAATTTGGATGATATTAAATGGATAGAAAGCAAATATACTTTTCagttataa
- a CDS encoding Membrane-associated tyrosine-and threonine-specific cdc2-inhibitory kinase: protein MSVTPPYISETDQQTDYTNRFQKTPDYSYTTPVRNCSPKGWATPVFYSMNRCTLTTKREWRRRQSRCAYLPNGLSTPTPVRSVRNDLKLVRSAPSVKNRETSFKKKYPESIYVDDCNEKETERCFIKESPVYQPSSDMNFFEQVYTIKSKLGEGSFGRVYHVLCKEDGKEYAIKTSLYEFRSKTDREDALDEVKKMLRVPLHPNVLRLYRAWTQEGKVYMQLDLCKTSLHEVSLVESPIPEPRLWRNFVDILCGLEHLHLNGFIHLDVKPSNILITDDGICKLGDFGLMFDVNNDTRMRGEGDSKYLAREILNELPTYGADIFSLGMTILELATDAYLPSDGYDWNILRSGIIPDVFRKKLSSNMSVIITQMIQCDKNDRPTARDLLRQIQRML, encoded by the coding sequence ATGTCAGTAACACCACCATATATTTCTGAAACTGATCAGCAAACTGATTATACAAATCGTTTTCAAAAAACACCTGATTACTCTTATACAACTCCTGTACGTAATTGTTCTCCAAAAGGATGGGCAACACCTGTATTTTATTCCATGAACAGGTGTACTTTAACAACAAAAAGAGAATGGCGTAGAAGGCAATCAAGATGTGCTTACTTACCAAATGGATTGTCAACTCCAACACCAGTGAGATCAGTGagaaatgatttaaaattgGTTAGATCTGCACCATCCGTCAAAAATCGTGAAActtcttttaaaaagaaatatccTGAATCTATATATGTTGATGATTGCAATGAAAAAGAAACTGAAAgatgttttataaaagaatcaCCTGTCTATCAACCATCATCAGatatgaatttttttgaaCAAGTATATACAATTAAGAGTAAACTGGGTGAAGGTTCATTTGGTAGAGTTTACCATGTTTTGTGTAAAGAAGATGGTAAAGAATATGCTATAAAAACGTCTCTTTATGAATTTAGATCAAAAACTGATCGAGAAGATGCTCTTGatgaagttaaaaaaatgcTTCGTGTTCCTCTTCATCCAAATGTACTTAGATTATATAGAGCATGGACGCAGGAGGGTAAAGTATATATGCAATTAGATTTATGTAAAACGTCGTTACATGAGGTTTCTCTTGTTGAATCGCCCATTCCAGAACCAAGGTTATGGAGGAATTTTGTAGATATTCTTTGTGGTCTGGAGCACCTTCATCTAAATGGATTTATTCATCTGGATGTTAAACCTTCAAATATTCTTATAACAGATGATGGTATATGTAAACTTGGTGATTTTGGTTTAATGTTCGATGTTAATAATGATACCCGAATGCGTGGTGAAGGAGATAGTAAATACTTGGCTagagaaattttaaatgaattacCTACTTATGGAGCTGATATTTTTTCTCTTGGTATGACAATTCTTGAGCTTGCTACTGACGCATATTTACCGTCAGATGGTTATGATTGGAATATTCTTAGATCTGGTATTATTCCTGATGTTTTTAGGAAGAAATTAAGTTCTAATATGAGTGTGATTATTACACAGATGATTCAATGCGATAAAAACGATAGACCTACGGCGAGGGATTTATTAAGACAAATACAGAGGATGTTATGA